The Nitrospiria bacterium genome includes a window with the following:
- a CDS encoding TrkH family potassium uptake protein, whose amino-acid sequence MKKVKSNRTKFFSKSSLLKRLLGIRLLPGQIVPLAGLVVILLGTVLLLLPWATPPEVHLSFVDALFTSTSAVCVTGLIVLDTPQDFTLFGQTVILLLIQIGGLGYATIATLLLLALGRRLGMRDRMMIAEVMNTLDMAGLIRFVKTIIYMVILLEGAGAFFLTLRFMNHMELSTAIYFGIFHSVSAFNNAGFSLFSNSLIDYRGDWLVIGVVSLLIVIGGIGFIVFQDLLDNVQGRRFRLRTHTKFVVIVTFILLIGGTAGLWILEWHDPNSTIPISEHEQFLTSFFFSVSARTAGFNTFDVSLMRDASTYFLILLMIIGGSPGSAAGGIKTTTFGILCLFAWGILRNRGEVEVFRRRIPYDLVIRSAVIFFLGLGIIIFFTLVSTFIEGRPFLTLLFEVTSAFGTVGLSVGDGGVRSLSALFSDAGKVIIILDMLIGRFGPLMIGLFAIKTRAQIRYRYPKTRVVIG is encoded by the coding sequence ATGAAAAAAGTTAAATCGAATCGAACTAAGTTTTTCTCAAAATCATCTCTTTTGAAACGGCTCCTCGGGATACGTTTACTTCCGGGCCAAATCGTGCCTCTGGCGGGACTGGTCGTCATCCTTTTGGGGACGGTTTTATTATTGCTGCCATGGGCCACCCCGCCTGAAGTCCATTTGAGTTTTGTGGATGCATTGTTCACATCGACCTCGGCGGTTTGCGTCACAGGCCTCATCGTTTTGGACACGCCTCAGGATTTCACGTTATTTGGGCAAACCGTGATTCTATTGCTGATTCAAATCGGGGGCTTGGGATACGCCACCATCGCGACGTTGCTTTTGTTGGCCCTGGGGCGCCGCCTGGGAATGAGGGACCGGATGATGATCGCGGAGGTGATGAATACGCTGGATATGGCCGGACTGATCCGGTTCGTAAAGACCATCATCTATATGGTGATTTTACTTGAAGGAGCGGGGGCCTTTTTCCTGACTCTCCGTTTTATGAACCATATGGAACTCTCCACAGCCATCTATTTCGGTATTTTTCATTCCGTTTCGGCGTTCAACAATGCCGGTTTTTCGTTATTCTCCAACAGCCTGATCGATTACCGGGGGGATTGGCTGGTCATCGGGGTTGTTTCCTTATTGATCGTTATCGGGGGAATCGGTTTTATCGTCTTCCAGGACCTGCTCGATAATGTCCAGGGAAGGCGGTTTAGGTTAAGGACCCATACAAAGTTTGTGGTGATCGTTACCTTCATTTTACTGATCGGAGGAACAGCAGGGCTTTGGATTCTCGAATGGCATGATCCAAATTCAACAATTCCTATTTCTGAACATGAACAGTTTTTGACTTCCTTTTTCTTCTCGGTATCGGCCCGTACCGCCGGTTTTAACACCTTCGACGTATCCCTGATGCGGGATGCTTCAACCTATTTTCTGATCCTGTTGATGATTATTGGAGGATCTCCCGGTAGCGCGGCGGGGGGTATTAAAACAACAACGTTCGGAATCCTCTGCCTCTTCGCTTGGGGAATTCTTCGCAACCGGGGAGAGGTAGAAGTGTTTCGAAGAAGGATTCCCTATGACTTGGTGATTCGCTCTGCTGTCATTTTTTTCCTCGGATTGGGAATCATTATTTTTTTCACTTTGGTTTCCACCTTTATCGAGGGTCGACCCTTTTTAACCCTTTTGTTTGAGGTCACGTCGGCATTTGGAACGGTGGGCCTCTCGGTGGGGGATGGGGGGGTCAGAAGCCTTTCAGCCCTTTTTTCAGATGCCGGGAAAGTGATTATAATATTGGACATGTTGATCGGCCGATTCGGTCCTTTGATGATAGGACTTTTTGCCATCAAAACTCGAGCCCAAATAAGGTATCGCTATCCAAAAACTCGGGTGGTGATTGGATGA